In Paenibacillus phoenicis, one genomic interval encodes:
- a CDS encoding ABC transporter permease translates to MNTLSIALKELKQEARNRWTLVFMLAFPIVLMLILGTALSNAFDSTAQVGDIRVLVKDNGDNPALTQAFKAFAQETAGMGLTFETLAPGADARKEVEADHYDEYVELNGQGVLLYLSGRDAIQGNVVQGMLTAFAQQYNAIMAIEKNAPGQSEGAMAAGAVNNRDYIKETSIAADRQPGSLDYYALAMTTMIALWGSLSASRLITGEIRQGTSIRLAASPIAKGEIFAGKVLGNVVINLLCVILLILFSKYVFKAYWGEHPGAVLAVLGSEVIMAVSLGLAVSYVLKEAATQGVILIFTQVAAFLGGAYFPMGELGPMGAAAKLSPVRWANVAITQIIYNNQVSAMWPVVALNLSLGVVLLAAAAWMMRRKEGL, encoded by the coding sequence ATGAATACATTATCGATTGCACTTAAGGAGCTTAAGCAGGAGGCGCGCAACCGTTGGACGCTGGTGTTTATGCTCGCTTTTCCGATTGTGCTGATGTTAATTCTGGGTACAGCCCTGTCGAACGCTTTTGACAGCACCGCCCAGGTAGGGGATATTCGCGTGTTGGTGAAGGATAACGGTGACAATCCGGCTTTAACACAAGCCTTCAAGGCTTTTGCTCAAGAAACGGCCGGTATGGGACTAACGTTCGAGACGCTGGCTCCGGGGGCAGATGCCCGGAAAGAGGTCGAAGCCGACCATTACGATGAATACGTAGAACTGAACGGCCAAGGCGTGTTGCTCTACTTAAGCGGTCGGGATGCCATTCAGGGCAATGTCGTGCAAGGGATGCTGACGGCCTTTGCCCAGCAATATAACGCGATAATGGCTATTGAGAAGAACGCTCCTGGCCAATCGGAAGGAGCGATGGCGGCGGGAGCGGTGAATAACCGGGATTACATCAAAGAAACCTCGATTGCAGCCGACCGTCAGCCCGGATCGCTTGATTATTACGCGCTGGCGATGACCACCATGATCGCTTTGTGGGGCTCGCTGTCCGCCAGCCGGCTGATCACCGGGGAGATTCGGCAGGGGACCAGCATCCGGCTTGCGGCGTCTCCGATTGCCAAAGGCGAGATTTTTGCCGGCAAGGTACTCGGCAACGTGGTCATTAACCTGCTGTGCGTGATCCTCCTGATTCTCTTTAGTAAATATGTCTTTAAGGCTTATTGGGGAGAGCATCCGGGTGCGGTGCTGGCCGTGTTAGGCTCGGAAGTGATCATGGCCGTCAGTCTGGGGCTCGCAGTAAGCTATGTGCTGAAAGAGGCGGCAACGCAAGGAGTGATCTTGATTTTTACTCAAGTCGCAGCGTTCTTAGGCGGAGCGTACTTTCCTATGGGAGAACTCGGCCCGATGGGGGCGGCTGCCAAATTGTCACCGGTTCGATGGGCGAACGTAGCGATTACGCAAATCATTTATAACAATCAAGTTTCGGCGATGTGGCCGGTTGTAGCTTTAAATTTAAGTTTAGGCGTCGTTCTGTTGGCAGCGGCAGCCTGGATGATGCGGCGCAAGGAGGGTCTGTAA
- a CDS encoding ABC transporter ATP-binding protein, which yields MNVLEIRGLTKKFGDFIAVDNMSLSVREGEIFGFLGSNGAGKSTTINLAASLLRPTSGEIRILDKDISKHNRFAKMNLGIVPQDLAIYQDMTAYENVKFFAGLYGLRGAELKERVEEALHFVGLEDKAKSFPKNFSGGMKRRLNIACAIAHRPKLIIMDEPTVGIDPQSRNYILTSVRKLNEMGCTIIYTSHYMEEVEEICSRIAIIDHGKIIADGTKEQLIATITDVKEVRIELKQDGEAFLGLIRRLPGVRTVTAQESEIRIHSDLSVDNLSGILKQLIDGGAVIRSVEEQEPNLETVFLTLTGRNLRD from the coding sequence ATGAACGTTTTAGAGATTCGCGGACTCACGAAAAAATTCGGCGACTTTATCGCAGTTGACAATATGTCCTTATCCGTGCGGGAAGGGGAGATCTTCGGATTTCTTGGATCCAACGGCGCCGGCAAAAGCACAACGATCAATCTGGCCGCTTCGCTGCTGCGTCCGACGAGCGGGGAGATCCGCATTTTGGATAAAGACATCAGCAAGCACAACCGCTTTGCCAAAATGAACCTAGGCATTGTTCCGCAGGATTTGGCGATTTACCAGGATATGACCGCTTATGAAAATGTGAAGTTTTTCGCCGGATTGTACGGCTTGCGGGGAGCAGAGCTGAAGGAGCGGGTTGAGGAAGCGCTTCATTTTGTTGGGTTGGAGGATAAGGCGAAGAGCTTTCCGAAGAACTTCTCCGGCGGGATGAAGCGGCGGCTGAATATCGCTTGCGCCATTGCCCATCGGCCGAAGCTGATCATCATGGACGAACCTACGGTTGGCATTGATCCGCAGTCGCGCAACTACATTCTCACCTCCGTCCGGAAGCTGAACGAAATGGGCTGCACGATCATTTATACCAGCCATTACATGGAGGAAGTTGAAGAAATCTGCTCCCGGATCGCCATTATCGATCATGGCAAAATTATCGCGGACGGTACCAAAGAGCAGCTGATCGCCACGATCACCGATGTGAAGGAAGTGCGCATTGAACTGAAACAGGATGGCGAAGCGTTCCTGGGGCTGATCCGGCGGTTGCCCGGGGTAAGGACAGTAACGGCACAGGAATCCGAAATTCGTATTCATAGCGACTTGTCGGTGGATAACCTTAGCGGCATCCTGAAGCAGTTAATCGACGGCGGGGCTGTCATTCGTTCCGTTGAGGAGCAGGAGCCAAATCTGGAAACGGTGTTCTTGACGCTGACCGGACGCAACTTGCGGGACTAG
- a CDS encoding sensor histidine kinase, which translates to MERWSIGNKWLVLGLAIALIYAREASPSPWLILIVLLYLALDLTALLLPKLAYRNALYGAMLIYCACCAVYVSPEFVLLLPPTTYEMAKGKSTLIVAAALLAVPLLFLKGTLAAVYAFIVIISLLNRHHVRHLLMRLSRQEEQLDKLRLTQDKLRKRLNDNEDFIRASEYTYKLEERNRLSQEIHDGVGHSMTGALIQMEAAKRVLHTDPPGAEKLLQNAIGIAQESIERIRQTLKNMKPPVEQLGIHRLKSAVEAFGNRSGLQTLVVHSGDLEKITPLYWKIIYDNVTEALTNTAKYSGATSVQVEVRVLGKWIQAVVTDNGRGQAKIVKGMGLIGMEERAAAVNGTVIADGTQGFKVTTLIPYAPPES; encoded by the coding sequence ATGGAACGGTGGAGCATCGGCAACAAGTGGCTCGTGCTGGGCCTGGCCATTGCTTTGATCTATGCGAGGGAAGCTTCCCCGTCCCCCTGGCTGATCTTGATCGTTTTACTTTATTTGGCCTTGGACCTCACGGCGCTTCTGCTTCCCAAATTGGCGTATCGAAATGCGCTGTACGGAGCGATGCTGATCTACTGCGCCTGTTGCGCGGTTTACGTCTCTCCCGAGTTCGTGCTGCTGCTGCCGCCAACCACCTATGAAATGGCAAAGGGAAAGAGCACGCTCATCGTTGCTGCGGCGCTGCTTGCAGTACCGCTGCTCTTCCTGAAAGGGACGCTGGCAGCGGTATACGCGTTTATCGTGATCATCAGCTTGCTTAACAGGCATCATGTCCGCCACCTGCTGATGAGGTTAAGCCGGCAGGAGGAGCAGCTCGACAAGCTGCGTTTGACTCAGGATAAGCTGCGGAAGCGGCTGAACGACAATGAGGACTTCATTCGGGCTTCGGAATACACGTATAAGCTGGAAGAACGAAACCGTCTCTCCCAGGAAATTCATGATGGCGTTGGCCACTCCATGACTGGGGCGCTGATCCAGATGGAGGCCGCCAAGCGTGTGCTGCATACCGACCCGCCAGGGGCGGAGAAGCTGCTGCAGAATGCGATTGGCATTGCCCAGGAATCGATTGAACGTATCCGGCAAACGCTGAAGAACATGAAGCCTCCGGTGGAGCAGTTAGGGATCCATCGGTTGAAAAGCGCCGTAGAAGCCTTTGGCAACCGTTCCGGACTGCAGACCCTGGTCGTCCATAGCGGAGATCTGGAGAAGATTACACCGCTTTATTGGAAAATCATTTATGACAACGTGACGGAGGCGCTGACCAATACGGCCAAATACAGTGGAGCTACCTCCGTACAGGTCGAAGTGCGGGTTCTCGGCAAATGGATTCAAGCCGTCGTAACGGACAATGGCCGAGGGCAAGCCAAGATCGTCAAAGGAATGGGCTTGATCGGTATGGAAGAGCGCGCGGCTGCGGTGAACGGCACGGTGATCGCAGACGGCACGCAGGGATTCAAGGTGACCACCTTAATTCCCTACGCACCTCCCGAATCATGA
- a CDS encoding response regulator transcription factor: MKIRVLIADDNSFIREGMRIILNSFEEFEVAKTVEDGQKAVEYCRSNPVDVALLDVRMPNMNGVEATRLLTEEGLAKPLILTTFDDDEYVMDAIRFGAKGYLLKNNDPERIRDAIKSVYYGHNVLQDVVLDKLKQTLASGGASKEAEVPPPPESVSAQANATASPVTPAAASTPVGTGLSPSDLERFTERELEVMSRIAKGLSNKEIAKEIFISEGTVANYITSILNKTGLEHRTQIAIYYLTGKVR, from the coding sequence ATGAAGATACGGGTGCTGATCGCAGACGACAACTCGTTTATCCGTGAGGGAATGCGAATTATTTTAAACAGCTTTGAGGAATTCGAGGTGGCGAAGACCGTGGAGGACGGACAAAAGGCGGTCGAGTACTGCCGATCTAACCCGGTAGACGTTGCGTTGCTGGACGTGCGGATGCCAAATATGAACGGGGTGGAAGCGACCCGGCTGCTGACGGAGGAAGGGCTGGCGAAGCCGCTGATCCTGACCACCTTCGACGACGATGAATACGTCATGGACGCGATCCGTTTTGGCGCGAAAGGATATTTGCTGAAAAATAACGACCCGGAACGCATTCGCGACGCGATCAAAAGCGTGTATTACGGCCACAACGTCTTGCAGGACGTGGTGCTGGACAAGCTCAAGCAGACGCTTGCCTCTGGCGGAGCTTCGAAGGAAGCGGAGGTGCCGCCTCCGCCGGAATCGGTGAGCGCGCAAGCGAATGCGACTGCATCGCCGGTGACTCCTGCTGCAGCTTCAACTCCGGTAGGCACCGGCCTGTCGCCAAGCGATCTGGAGCGGTTCACCGAACGGGAGCTGGAGGTCATGTCCCGAATTGCCAAGGGCTTGTCCAACAAGGAAATCGCGAAGGAAATTTTTATATCAGAGGGAACCGTAGCCAACTACATCACCTCGATCCTGAACAAAACCGGGCTGGAGCACCGCACGCAAATCGCCATTTATTACTTGACCGGGAAGGTCCGCTAG